A genomic region of Oryza glaberrima chromosome 1, OglaRS2, whole genome shotgun sequence contains the following coding sequences:
- the LOC127754975 gene encoding farnesyl pyrophosphate synthase yields the protein MAAAVVANGASGDSSKAAFAEIYSRLKEEMLEDPAFEFTDESLQWIDRMLDYNVLGGKCNRGISVIDSFKMLKGTDVLNKNETFLACTLGWCIEWLQAYFLVLDDIMDNSQTRRGQPCWFRVPQVGLIAVNDGIILRNHISRILQRHFKGKPYYVDLIDLFNEVEFKTASGQLLDLITTHEGEKDLTKYNLTVHRRIVQYKTAYYSFYLPVACALLLSGENLDNFGDVKNILVEMGTYFQVQDDYLDCYGDPEFIGKIGTDIEDYKCSWLVVQALERADENQKHILFENYGKPDPECVAKVKDLYKELNLEAVFHEYERESYNKLIADIEAHPNKAVQNVLKSFLHKIYKRQK from the exons atggcggcggcggtggtggcgaacGGCGCGAGCGGCGACTCCTCCAAGGCCGCGTTCGCGGAGATATACAGCAGGCTCAAGGAGGAGATGCTCGAGGACCCGGCCTTCGAGTTCACCGACGAGTCGCTCCAGTGGATCGACCGC ATGCTGGATTACAATGTGCTCGGAGGAAAGTGCAACCGCGGGATCTCTGTCATTGATAGTTTCAAGATGTTGAAGGGCACTGATGTTCTGAATAAGAATGAGACATTTCTTGCCTGCACCCTTGGTTGGTGCATTGAATGG CTTCAAGCTTATTTTCTTGTGCTTGATGATATTATGGACAACTCTCAAACACGACGTGGCCAGCCTTGCTGGTTTAGGGTGCCTCAG GTTGGGCTCATTGCTGTAAATGATGGTATTATCCTTCGCAACCATATTTCACGAATTCTTCAACGCCATTTTAAAGGAAAGCCGTATTATGTTGATCTCATTGATTTGTTCAATGAG gtTGAGTTTAAGACTGCTTCAGGTCAATTGTTGGATCTTATTACTACTCATGAGGGAGAAAAGGATCTCACAAAGTACAACTTGACAGT TCACCGCCGCATTGTTCAGTACAAGACAGCTTACTACTCATTCTATCTTCCG GTTGCATGTGCTTTGCTGCTATCTGGTGAGAATTTGGATAACTTCGGTGATGTTAAGAACATTCTTGTGGAAATGGGGACATACTTCCAAGTTCAG GATGATTATCTAGATTGTTATGGTGATCCTGAGTTTATTGGCAAG ATTGGAACGGACATTGAAGACTACAAGTGCTCATGGTTAGTTGTGCAAGCTCTCGAGCGTGCTGACGAGAACCAAAAGCACATTCTATTT GAAAATTATGGGAAGCCAGATCCTGAATGTGTTGCAAAAGTGAAGGATCTGTATAAAGAACTTAATCTGGAG GCCGTATTTCATGAATACGAGAGGGAGAGTTACAATAAGCTGATTGCCGACATCGAAGCACATCCGAACAAAGCAGTTCAGAATGTATTGAAATCCTTCCTGCACAAGATCTACAAGAGGCAGAAGTAG
- the LOC127755700 gene encoding AP-1 complex subunit mu-2 — MAGAVSALFLLDIKGRVLVWRDYRGDVSALQAERFFTKLLDKEGDSEAHSPVVYDDAGVTYMFIQHNNVFLLTASRQNCNAASILLFLHRVVDVFKHYFEELEEESLRDNFVVVYELLDEMMDFGYPQYTEAKILSEFIKTDAYRMEVSQRPPMAVTNAVSWRSEGIRYKKNEVFLDVVESVNILVNSNGQIVRSDVVGALKMRTYLSGMPECKLGLNDRVLLEAQGRATKGKAIDLDDIKFHQCVRLARFENDRTISFIPPDGSFDLMTYRLSTQVKPLIWVEAQIEKHSRSRIELMVKARSQFKERSTATNVEIEVPVPSDATNPNIRTSMGSAAYAPERDAMVWKVKSFPGGKDYMCRAEFSLPSITAEEAAPEKKAPIRVKFEIPYFTVSGIQVRYLKIIEKSGYQALPWVRYITMAGEYELRLI, encoded by the exons ATGGCGGGCGCGGTGTCGGCGCTGTTCCTGCTGGACATCAAGGGCCGCGTCCTCGTCTGGCGCGACTACCGCGGCGACGTCTCCGCCCTCCAGGCTGAGCGCTTCTTCACCAAGCTCCTCGACAAGGAG GGCGACTCGGAGGCGCACTCGCCGGTGGTCTACGACGATGCCGGGGTCACCTACATGTTCATCCAGCACAACAACGTGTTCCTACTAACCGCCTCCCGCCAGAACTGCAACGCCGCCagcatcctcctcttcctccaccgcGTCGTTGAT GTGTTCAAGCACTATTTCGAAGAGTTGGAGGAAGAGTCGCTGAGGGATAACTTTGTCGTTGTG TATGAGTTGCTTGATGAAATGATGGATTTTGGGTACCCACAATACACGGAGGCGAAAATCTTAAGTGAATTCATTAAGACGGATGCGTACAGGATGGAGGTATCACAGAGGCCACCTATGGCAGTGACAAATGCCGTGTCATGGCGGAGTGAGGGTATTCGGTACAAGAAGAATGAA GTGTTCTTGGATGTTGTGGAGAGTGTTAACATTCTTGTTAACAGCAATGGGCAGATTGTGAGATCAGATGTTGTTGGGGCACTGAAGATGCGGACATATTTGAG TGGAATGCCTGAGTGCAAACTTGGATTGAACGATAGGGTTCTTTTGGAGGCTCAAGGCCGAGCTACTAAAGGAAAAGCAATAGATCTTGATGATATTAAATTTCACCA GTGCGTGAGGTTGGCTAGATTTGAGAATGATAGAACTATATCCTTCATACCTCCTGACGGATCTTTCGATCTAATGACATACAGACTTAGCACCCAG GTAAAACCACTTATCTGGGTGGAAGCACAAATTGAGAAACATTCAAGAAGCCGAATAGAACTTATGGTGAAAGCAAGAAGTCAGTTTAAGGAAAGGAG CACAGCAACAAATGTTGAAATTGAAGTGCCTGTTCCTTCAGATGCTACGAACCCTAATATAAGAACTTCAATGGGCTCTGCTGCATATGCACCTGAGAGAGATGCAATGGTCTGGAAAGTAAAATCATTTCCTGGTGGCAAG GATTACATGTGCAGAGCTGAATTTAGTCTTCCAAGTATAACTGCAGAAGAAGCAGCTCCTGAAAAGAAGGCACCAATACGAGTGAAATTTGAGATACCATATTTCACTGTGTCGGGTATTCAG GTTCGCTATCTGAAGATCATTGAAAAGAGTGGGTACCAGGCGCTTCCTTGGGTTAGATACATTACAATGGCTGGTGAATACGAACTGAGACTTATATGA
- the LOC127768661 gene encoding E3 ubiquitin-protein ligase At4g11680-like: MRPPSSSATPGTGRVSAFTMRAVARMSRARWFIFLRRVYQYQNGPRSDLGSNPFNSPGWLALELGVIMAQMVVTTAVVATSPKERPAWPLRVWVAAYNVGNVLSLPLLYWRHRHSSSGARGGTLSDDPEMHGANDPLRNRSYLMNKARAFLELFFAMWFVMGNVWVFDARLGSFHRAPRLYALCIGLLAWNAVVYSLPFLLFLLLCCFVPAVGYALGYNMNSASVGRGASDEQLAALPQWRFKEPADAPRDRDHDDQECCICLAQYKEKEEVRQLPCTHMFHLKCVDRWLRIISSCPLCKQELS; this comes from the exons ATGCGGccgccctcgtcgtcggcgacgcccGGGACGGGCCGGGTGTCGGCGTTCACGATGCGCGCGGTGGCGCGCATGTCGAGGGCGCGGTGGTTCATCTTCCTGAGGCGGGTGTACCAGTACCAGAACGGCCCGAGGTCCGACCTGGGCTCCAACCCCTTCAACTCGCCCGGCTGGCTCGCCCTCGAGCTCGGCGTGATCATGGCGCAGATGGtcgtcaccaccgccgtcgtcgccacctccCCCAAGGAGCGCCCCGCGTGGCCGCTCCGGGTTTGGGTCGCCGCCTACAACGTGGGCAACGTGCtcagcctccccctcctctaCTGGCGCCACCGGCATTCCTCCTCCGGCGCCCGTGGCGGCACGCTCTCCGACGATCCCGAGATGCACGGCGCCAACGACCCTCTAAG GAACAGGTCGTATCTGATGAACAAGGCACGGGCGTTCCTGGAGCTGTTCTTCGCGATGTGGTTCGTGATGGGCAACGTGTGGGTGTTCGACGCGCGGCTCGGGTCGTTCCACCGCGCGCCGAGGCTGTACGCGCTCTGCATCGGCCTCCTCGCATGGAACGCCGTCGTCTACTCGCTCccattcctcctcttcctcctgctCTGCTGCTTCGTCCCGGCCGTCGGCTACGCGCTCGGGTACAACATGAACTCCGCGTCCGTCGGCCGGGGCGCCTCCGACGAGCAGCTCGCCGCGCTGCCGCAGTGGCGGTTCAAGGAGCCGGCCGACGCGCCGAGAGACCGCGACCACGACGATCAG GAGTGCTGCATATGCCTGGCTCAgtacaaggagaaggaggaggtgaggcAGCTGCCGTGCACGCACATGTTCCACCTGAAATGCGTGGACAGGTGGCTCAGGATCATCTCCTCTTGCCCTCTCTGCAAGCAAGAGCTCAGCTAG